The genomic window CGCGATGGACTTGGTAGCCCGGCGAACCAGCGGCTTCTGACCGGTGATGGTGGTCAGGTCGCGGACCGCGCCGTCGATCAGCTTGGCGTCCCGGGCAGCCTCGCCGACACCCATGTTGACGACGACCTTGACCAGGCCGGGCGTCTCCATCGGGTTGCCGTACTTGAACTGCTCCTGGATGGCCGGCTTGACCTCAGAGCGGTACTTCTGCTTGAGACGCGGCAGCGTCTTCGGCTCGGTAGCGGCAGTCATCACAGTTCCTTACCGGTCGTACGCGCGAACCGGACCTTGGTGCCGTTTTCGTCGATCCGGTAACCGATGCGAGTCGGCTTGCCCTCGCTGTCCACCACCTGCACGTTCGAGATGTGGATCGCGGCTTCCTGGGTGACGATGCCACCGGTCTTCGATCCGCGCTGGTTCGTGCGGATGCGCTCGTGCTTCTTGATCCGGTTGACGCCCTCTACCAGGACCTTGTCGCGCGTCGGGTAGGCCGCGATGACCTTACCCTTGGCGCCTTTGTCCTTACCGGCGATGACGACGACCGTGTCGCCCTTCTTGATCTTCACGGTCAGAGCACCTCCGGCGCCAGGCTGATGATCTTCATGAACCGCTTGTCGCGCAGCTCGCGCCCGACCGGGCCGAAGATGCGGGTGCCGCGGGGGTCCCCGCCGTCCTTGATGATGACGGCGGCGTTCTCGTCGAAGCGGATGTACGAGCCGTCGGGACGGCGCCGCTCCTTGGCGGTGCGGACGATGACAGCCTTGACGACGTCACCCTTCTTCACACCGGCGCCGGGAATGGCGTCCTTGACCGTGGCCACGATGACGTCGCCGATGCTCGCGTAACGGCGACCGGAGCCACCTAGTACGCGGATGCACAGGATCTCCCGTGCGCCCGTGTTGTCGGCGACGCGCAGTCGCGACTCCTGCTGGATCACGTCTGTCTCCTATGTCTGCCAGTTCTCCGGGTCAATGATCCGAAGCTTGGCGGAACGATGGTCCGCTGGGCCGGCCGAAACCGGCCCAGCGCACTCACTTGGCCTTTTCGAGGATCTCCACGATGCGCCACCGCTTGGTGGCGGAGAGCGGACGGGTCTCCATGATCGAGACCCGGTCGCCGACTCCAGCAGCGTTCTGCTCGTCGTGAACCTTCAGCTTCCGCGTACGACGGATGACCTTGCCGTACAGGGCGTGCTTGACCCGGTCCTCGACCTCGACAACGACGGTCTTGTCCATCTTGTCGCTGACCACGAGACCGTCACGCACCTTGCGCTGAGCGCGCGGAGCAGTGGTGTTCTCACTCATGCCGTCACCTCATCCGGCGCGACCGAGAGCCCAAGCTCACGTTCACGCATGATCGTGTAGATCTTCGCGATGTCCTTGCGAACAACCTGGAGTCGACGGTGATTGTCGAGCTGCCCGGTCGCACGCTGCACGCGAAGGTTGAACAGCTCCGCCTTGGCCTCCCGGAGCTTCGCGACCAGTTCCTCTTCAGGAAGCTCGCGGAGCTCACCGGCTTTAACGCCCGTGGCCATCAGCTTTCACCCACTTCGCGCGTCACGATGCGGCACTTCATCGGGAGCTTGTGGATCGCGCGGCGCATCGCCTCACGCGCGACCGTCTCGTTCGGGAAGGACATCTCGAAGAGAATCCGTCCCGGCTTGACGTTCGCCACCCACCACTCAGGAGAACCCTTACCGGAACCCATACGGGTCTCGGCAGGCTTCTTGGTCAGCGCCTGGTCCGGGAAGATCGAGATCCAGACCTTGCCGCCACGCTTGATGTGACGGGTCATGGCGATACGAGCCGACTCGATCTGACGGTTGGTCACGTACGCCGGCTCGAGAGCCTGAATACCGAACTCACCGAAGACGACCCGGTTGCCACCCTTGGACGCGCCACTGCGGTCCGGGTGGTGTGGCTTACGGAAGCCCTTCGGGGGCTTACGGGGCATCAGCACAGGTCAGCCCTCCTGCTGCTTTTCAGCCGCGGCCGGAGCAGCGGCGGTGTCATCTGCGGTCGCCGCGGCCTGAGCGGCCCGGCCGGCCTCGGTGCCGCCCGCAGTCGTGCCGGACGAACCGGAACGGCCACGACGCGGACGCTCGGGGCGGTCGGCACGGTCCCGGCGCGGACGCGCGGGCGCCTCGGGGGCGACCTCGCGACCAGGGACAGCGTCGCCCTTGTAGATCCAGACCTTCACGCCGATCCGGCCGAACGTGGTACGGGCCTCGAAGAAGCCGTACTCGATGTTCGCGCGGAGCGTGTGCAGCGGAACGCGACCCTCACGGTAGAACTCCGTGCGGCTCATCTCCGCGCCGCCGAGGCGACCGGAGACCTGCACACGGATGCCCTTGCAGATCGGGTTCTTCATGGCCGACTGCATGGCCTTACGCATCGCGCGGCGGAAGCTGACCCGGGAGGACAGCTGCTCGGCGACACCCTGGGCCACCAGCTGAGCATCCGACTCGGGGCTCTTGACCTCGAGGATGTTCAGCTGGACCTGCTTGCCGGTGAGCTTCTCGAGCTCGCCGCGGATCCGGTCGGCCTCCGCACCCTTACGGCCGATGACGATGCCCGGCCGGGCGGTGTGGATGTCGACCCGAACCCGGTCGCGGGTCCGCTCGATGTCGACCTTGGAGATGCCGGCACGCTCGAGGCCCTTGGACATCATGCGGCGGATTTTGACATCCTCGCCGATGTAGTCCTTGTAGAGCTTGTCGGCGAACCAACGGCTCCGCCAGTCGGTGGAGATGCCGAGACGGAACCCGGTGGGGTGAACCTTCTGACCCATTACTCGGCACCCTCCGTGCTCTGGGACTCGGCCTTCGGCGCGGCCGGCTTGGCCGCTGCCTTCTTCGCCGGGCGGACCGTCTGGACCGCCTCGACCGCGATAGTGATGTGGCTCGTGCGCTTGCGGATCCGGTACGCCCGGCCCTGCGCCCGCGGACGGAACCGCTTGAGCGTCGGACCCTCGTCGACGAACGCCTCACGAATGAGGAGCGCGTCGGGGTCGAGCCGCTCGTTGTTCTCCGCGTTCGCAATAGCGCTGGCAAGCACCTTGTAGACCTGCTCGCTGGCTGCCTGCGGCGCGAACTGCAGAACGACCAGCGCCTCCTTCGCGGGTAGACCACGAACGAGGTTGATCACCCGGCGCGCCTTGTTCGGCGAGATGCGCACGTGCCGCGCAACCGCCCGCGCGCCCGGAAGCACCGGAGCGTCGCCCTTAACTGGCATCGCTGTAGCTCCTAATTCCTCTGATCCGTGTATCTACTTAGCGACGACGGCTCTTGCGGTCGTCCTTCTCGTGACCCTTGAACGTACGGGTCAGAGCGAACTCGCCGAGCTTGTGCCCGACCATCGCCTCACTGATGAACACCGGGACGTGCTTGCGCCCGTCGTGCACGGCGATCGTGTGCCCCAGCATGTCGGGGATGATGGTCGAACGCCGCGACCAGGTCTTGATGACGTTCTTCGAGTTCTTCTCGTTCTGGACTTCCACCTTTTTGAGCAGGTGGTCGTCGATGAACGGGCCCTTCTTCAGGCTGCGAGGCATCTTTTAACTCCCGTTACCCGCGCTTGCGGGTGGCGTAGCGGCGGCGAACAATCAGCTTGTCGCTCTCCTGGCCCTTGCGGCGGGTACGGCCCTCCGGCTTACCAGCCGGGTTGACCGGGTGACGACCACCTGAGGTCTTACCCTCACCACCACCGTGCGGGTGGTCGACAGGGTTCATGGCCACACCGCGAACGGTCGGGCGCTTGCCCTTCCAGCGCATACGGCCGGCTTTACCCCAGTTGATGTTCGACTGCTCGGCGTTACCGACCTCGCCGACCGTCGCGCGGCAGCGGATGTCGACACGACGGATCTCACCGGAAGGCATACGCAGCGTGGCGTAGGCGCCTTCACGGCCGAGCAGCTGGATGCCAACACCGGCCGAGCGGCCCATCTTGGCTCCACCGCCGGGACGAAGCTCCACACCGTGGACCGTCGTACCGACCGGGATGTTACGCAGGGGAAGGTTGTTCCCCGGCTTGATGTCGGAGCCCACGCCAGACTCGACGCGGTCGCCCTGCTTCAGGTCCTTCGGCGCGAGGATGTAGCGCTTCTCACCGTCGGCGTAGTGCAGCAGAGCAATGCGGGAGGTGCGGTTGGGGTCGTACTCGATGTGAGCGACCTTGGCCGGCACGCCGTCCTTGTCGTTCCGCTTGAAGTCGATCAACCGGTACTGCCGCTTGTGGCCACCGCCCTGGTGCCGGGTGGTGATCCGGCCGTGGACGTTGCGGCCACCCTTCTTGGGCAGCGGGACCAGAAGAGACTTCTCCGGAGTCGACCGGGTGATCTCAGCGAAGTCGGCGACGCTCGAGCCGCGACGGCCCGGCGTGGTCGGCTTGTACTTACGGATTGCCATGATTCACAAACCCCTTAGCTGACCGGGCCGCCGAAGGCCTCGATACGGTCACCGTCAGCCAGCTTCACCATGGCGCGCTTGGTCGCCTTGCGCTGACCCCAACCGGTCTTGGTGCGCTTGCGCTTGCCCTCGCGGTTCGCCGTGTTAACGGTCAGCACGCGGACGTTGAAGATCTGCTGGATAGCGATCTTGATCTGGGTCTTGTTCGCGTCCGGACGGACCTCGAACGTGTACCAGTTCTGGTCAAGAACGCTGTAGCTCTTCTCGGAGACCACCGGGGCGACGATGATGTCGCGCGGGTCGGCGATCGTGCTCACTTGTCGCCCTCCTCGGACTTCTCGGTCCCGCCGAGGAACTCGTCGAGCGCGACCTTCGTGAAGACCACCTCGTCGGCGACCAGCACGTCATAGGTGTTGAGCTGGCCGGCCTCGATGAGGTGGACGGACGGCTCATTGCGCAGCGACACCCAGTTCAGTTCGTCCTGGCTGTCCAGAACGACCAGGACCTTGGTGGTCTGGGCGACCTTACGCAGGGTCGCGATCGCGGCCTTGGTCGACGGCTTCTCGCCGGTGACGAAGGACTCGACCACGATCACGCGGCCATCACGGGCCCGGTCGGAGAGGGCGCCCCGCAGAGCGGCGACCTTCATCTTCTTGGGGGTCCGCTGGCTGTAGTCACGCGGCACGGGACCGTGCACGACGCCACCACCGGTGAACTGAGGCGCGCGGATCGAGCCCTGACGGGCGCGACCGGTGCCCTTCTGCTTGTACGGCTTCTTGCCGCCGCCGGCGACCTCGCCGCGCGTCTTGACCTTGTGCGTGCCCTGACGGGCCGCGGCCAGCTGCGCCACGACGACCTGGTGCATCAGCGGGATGTTCGCCTCGACGCCGAAGACCTTGGCGGGCAGGTCGACAGAGCCGGCCTTGGCGCCCTCAGCGTTGATCACGTCAACCGAGCTCACTTGGCACCACCCTTCGCGGTCTTCTTCGACGCGGAACGGACCAGGATCAGCGCGCCCTTGGGACCGGGCACCGCGCCGCGGACCAGGATCAGGTTGCGCTCGATGTCAACGGCCTGGATGACCAGGTTCTGCACGGTGAAGCGCTTGCCACCCATGCGACCGGCCATCTTCATGCCCTTGAACACGCGACCGGGGGTCGCGCAAGCGCCGATCGAACCGGGCGAGCGGTGCTTGCGCTCGACACCGTGGCTCGCACGGAGACCGTGGAAGCCGTGCCGCTTCATGACGCCGGCGTAGCCCTTGCCCTTGGTCTTACCGGTCACGTCGATCGGCTGGCCGACCGCGAACGTGTCGACGGTGACTTCCTGGCCGAGCTCGTACTCGCTGGCGTCGGCGGTGCGCAGCTCCACGATGTGGCGGCGCGGCGAAACGCCGGCCTTGGCGAACTGGCCGCTTTCCGGCTTGTTCACCTTGCGCGGGTCGATGGCGCCGTAAGCCAGCTGGACAGCCGCGTAGCCGTCCTTCTCATCGGTGCGGACCTGGGTCACGACGCACGGGCCGGCCTGCACCACGGTTACCGGGACGACCTTGTTGTTGTCCCAGACCTGGGTCATGCCGAGCTTGGCGCCCAGGATCCCCTTCACTTGCCTGTCCATTGTCCGGTCCCTACAGCTTGATCTCGATGTCGACGCCAGCCGGCAGGTCGAGGCGCATAAGCGAGTCGACCGTCTTCGGAGTCGGGTCGATGATGTCGATCAGACGCTTGTGCGTGCGCATCTCGAAGTGCTCGCGCGAGTCCTTGTACTTGTGCGGCGAACGGATCACGCAGAAACGGTTGATCTCCGTGGGCAGCGGCACCGGGCCTGCGACCTGTGCCCCGGTACGCGTGACTGTCTCGACGATCTTCCGTGCCGAGGAGTCGACGACCTCGTGGTCATAGGCCTTGAGCCGGATGCGGATCTTCTGTCCCGCCATGGTGGCTTCTGTTTCCTTCTCTCGATGCCGCTACGTGCGGAAGCGGTGCCCCCGCATGCCCGCAGGACCATTGATCCTGCGTTGTCCGACCCCCGCGGTCGGGCGTGTCGCGCCCCTTCACAGAATGCTGGGCATTCTGCTTCAGCCCCTATCCCCTAACTGCTGGGACAGACGCCGATCGCGGGAATCTAGGGGCCGGGCGGCAAACAAAACACACCCGGACACCCGGCGAGGGTGGGTAGCTATACGAGACAGCCACCCACCCCGCGCGGACGCAACCTGACTAGTATGCAGGATTCAATCCCGCATTGCTAATCGGGGTCACCTCTGAGAGTTGTTCACGACACTCCGTGAGCCGAAGCTCACGGAGAGCGTCGCCAACAGTTCTCAGATCAGACGTTGATCTTCGTGACCGTTCCGGCGCCGACGGTGCGGCCACCCTCACGGATCGCGAACTTCAGGCCCTGCTCCATGGCGATCGGCTGGATCAGCTTCACGGACATGGAGGTGGAGTCGCCGGGCATGACCATCTCGGTGCCCTCGGGCAGCGTGACGACGCCGGTGACGTCCGTGGTGCGGAAGTAGAACTGCGGGCGGTAGTTCTGGAAGAACGGGGTGTGCCGGCCGCCCTCTTCCTTCGAGAGGATGTAGACCTGACCCTCGAACTCCGTGTGCGGGGTGCTGCTGCCGGGCTTGACGACAACCATGCCGCGCTCGACGTCTTCGCGCTTGATGCCACGAAGCAGCAGACCCACGTTCTCACCCGCGCGCGCCTCGTCGAGGAGCTTGCGGAACATCTCGATGCCGGTGCAAACGGTCTTGGTCGACTTCTCGCGGATGCCCACGATCTCGACCTCCTCGTTCGGCTTGAGGATGCCACGCTCGGCGCGACCGGTCACCACGGTGCCACGGCCGGTGATCGTGAAGACGTCCTCGATCGGCATGAGGAACGGCTTCTCGATGTCACGCTCGGGCTGCGGGATCGCGGTGTCGACCGCGGCCATCAGCTCGAGGAGCTTGGCGGTCCACTCCGGGTCGCCCTCGAGCGCCTTGAGCGCCGACACGCGAACGACCGGCAGGTCGTCGCCCGGGAACTCGTAGGTGCTGAGCAGCTCGCGGACCTCGAGCTCGACGAGCTCCAGGAGCTCCTCGTCCTCGACCATGTCGCTCTTGTTCAGGGCGACGACGATGTAAGGAACGCCGACCTGGCGGGCCAGGAGGACGTGCTCCTTGGTCTGCGGCATCGGGCCGTCAGTGGCGGCCACGACCAGGATCGCACCGTCCATCTGGGCGGCACCGGTGATCATGTTCTTGATGTAGTCAGCGTGGCCGGGGCAGTCCACGTGCGCGTAGTGACGCGACGCGGTCTGGTACTCGACGTGCGCGATCGAGATCGTGATGCCACGGGCCTTCTCTTCAGGCGCCTTGTCGATCTCGTCGAACGGGGTGTACGGGTTCAGGTCGGGGAACTCGTCGTGCAGGACCTTCGTGATGGCCGCAGTCAGCGTCGTCTTACCGTGGTCGATGTGACCAATGGTGCCGATGTTGACGTGCGGCTTAGTCCGCTCGAACTTCGCCTTCGCCACTGGTGTCCTCCTGTGGACTGAATCAATTCTTTTCGCCCGGCACGCCAGTAAGGCGCTCAGGACTCTGTCGACTGCTAGTGCACGTGCGGCCCTCGACGGGCCGCACGTGCCTCAACGCGTCAGGCGCCGGTGGCCTTAGCGATGATCTCCTTCGCGACGCTCGCGGGAACCTCGGCGTAGGAGTCGAACAGCATGCTGTAGCTGGCCCGGCCCGCAGTCTTCGACCGCAGGTCGCCGACGTAGCCGAACATCTCCGAGAGCGGCACCAGAGCCTTGATGACACGAGCGCCGTGACGCTCCTCCATCGACTGGATCATGCCACGGCGGGAGTTGAGGTCGCCGATGACGTCACCCATGTTGTCCTCAGGGGTGGTGACTTCAACGGCCATCATCGGCTCCAGCAGCGCGGGGTCGGCCTTGCGGGCCGCTTCCTTCATCGCGATGGAGCCGGCGATCTTGAACGCCATCTCGGACGAGTCGACCTCGTGGTACTGACCGTCGACCAGCGTGAACTTGACGCCGACCAGCGGGTAACCAGCGAGGACGCCGTACTGCAGGGAGTCCTGCGCGCCCGCGTCCACCGAAGGAATGAACTCCTTGGGGATACGGCCACCGGACACTGCGTTGACGAACTCGTACGTGGGACCGTCCGCGGTCATCTCCAGCGGGCCGACCGTGACGACGACCTTCGCGTACTGGCCGGAACCACCGGTCTGCTTCTTGTGAACGTACGTGAGCTTCTCCACGGTGCCGCGGATCGTCTCGCGGTACGCCACCTGCGGCTTACCGATGTTCGCCTCGACGCCGAACTCGCGGCGCATGCGGTCCACCAGAATGTCCAGGTGGAGCTCGCCCATGCCGGCGATGATCGTCTGACCGGTCTCCTCGTCGTTGAAGACGCGGAAGGTCGGGTCCTCCTCGGCCAGACGCTGGATCGCGGTGCCCAGCTTCTCCTGGTCCGACTTGGTCTTCGGCTCGATGGCGACCTGGATGACCGGCTCCGGGAACGACATCGATTCCAGGATTACCGGCTTGGCCGGGTCGGCAAGCGTGTCGCCCGTGGTGGTCTGCTTGAGACCCTGGACGGCGATGATGTCGCCGGCCTGCGCGGACGAACGCTCTTCACGCTTGTTCGCGTGCATCTGGTAGATCTTGCCGATGCGCTCTTTGCGGTCCTTGGTGGAGTTGGTCACCTGAGTACCGGTTTCGAGCGTCCCGGAGTAGACCCGGACGTACGTCAGCTTGCCGAGGTGCTTGTCGGTCTGGATCTTGAAGGCCAGGGCCGAGAAGGGCTCGTCGTTCGACGGCTTGCGCAGCACGACGGTCTCGCCGTCGGTCGCGGTGCCCTCGATGGCCGGAACGTCCAGCGGCGACGGCAGGAACTCGACAACGGCGTCCAGCATCGGCTGCACACCCTTGTTCTTGAACGCCGAGCCGCAGAGCACCGGGTTGGCCTTGCTGGCGATCGTGGAACGCCGGATGGCGGCCCGGATCTCCGGAATCGAGACCTCTTCGCCGTCGAGGTACTTGACCATCACTTCGTCGTCGACGTCAGCGAGAGTCTCGATCAGCTTCTCGCGCCACTCGTTCGCGGAGTCGACCAGGTCGGCCGGGATCTCCTCGACCGCGTAGTCGTCACCCTTCTGGGTCTCCCCACGCCAGGTGAGCGCGCGCATCTCGATCAGGTCGACGACACCGATGTGGTCACCCTCGAGCCCGATCGGGATCTGGAGCACCAGCGGCGTCGCGTTGAGCCGGTCGATCATCATCTGCACGCAGCGGAAGAAGTCGGCACCGGTCCGGTCGAGCTTGTTGACGAAGCACATCCGGGGAACGT from Actinoplanes derwentensis includes these protein-coding regions:
- the tuf gene encoding elongation factor Tu, with the translated sequence MAKAKFERTKPHVNIGTIGHIDHGKTTLTAAITKVLHDEFPDLNPYTPFDEIDKAPEEKARGITISIAHVEYQTASRHYAHVDCPGHADYIKNMITGAAQMDGAILVVAATDGPMPQTKEHVLLARQVGVPYIVVALNKSDMVEDEELLELVELEVRELLSTYEFPGDDLPVVRVSALKALEGDPEWTAKLLELMAAVDTAIPQPERDIEKPFLMPIEDVFTITGRGTVVTGRAERGILKPNEEVEIVGIREKSTKTVCTGIEMFRKLLDEARAGENVGLLLRGIKREDVERGMVVVKPGSSTPHTEFEGQVYILSKEEGGRHTPFFQNYRPQFYFRTTDVTGVVTLPEGTEMVMPGDSTSMSVKLIQPIAMEQGLKFAIREGGRTVGAGTVTKINV
- the rpmC gene encoding 50S ribosomal protein L29, with product MATGVKAGELRELPEEELVAKLREAKAELFNLRVQRATGQLDNHRRLQVVRKDIAKIYTIMRERELGLSVAPDEVTA
- the rplB gene encoding 50S ribosomal protein L2 — its product is MAIRKYKPTTPGRRGSSVADFAEITRSTPEKSLLVPLPKKGGRNVHGRITTRHQGGGHKRQYRLIDFKRNDKDGVPAKVAHIEYDPNRTSRIALLHYADGEKRYILAPKDLKQGDRVESGVGSDIKPGNNLPLRNIPVGTTVHGVELRPGGGAKMGRSAGVGIQLLGREGAYATLRMPSGEIRRVDIRCRATVGEVGNAEQSNINWGKAGRMRWKGKRPTVRGVAMNPVDHPHGGGEGKTSGGRHPVNPAGKPEGRTRRKGQESDKLIVRRRYATRKRG
- the rplP gene encoding 50S ribosomal protein L16, yielding MLMPRKPPKGFRKPHHPDRSGASKGGNRVVFGEFGIQALEPAYVTNRQIESARIAMTRHIKRGGKVWISIFPDQALTKKPAETRMGSGKGSPEWWVANVKPGRILFEMSFPNETVAREAMRRAIHKLPMKCRIVTREVGES
- the rpsJ gene encoding 30S ribosomal protein S10 is translated as MAGQKIRIRLKAYDHEVVDSSARKIVETVTRTGAQVAGPVPLPTEINRFCVIRSPHKYKDSREHFEMRTHKRLIDIIDPTPKTVDSLMRLDLPAGVDIEIKL
- the rplV gene encoding 50S ribosomal protein L22 encodes the protein MPVKGDAPVLPGARAVARHVRISPNKARRVINLVRGLPAKEALVVLQFAPQAASEQVYKVLASAIANAENNERLDPDALLIREAFVDEGPTLKRFRPRAQGRAYRIRKRTSHITIAVEAVQTVRPAKKAAAKPAAPKAESQSTEGAE
- the fusA gene encoding elongation factor G; translation: MAAADALAKVRNIGIMAHIDAGKTTTTERILFYTGITYKIGEVHEGAAVMDWMEQEQERGITITSAATKCEWKGHTIQIIDTPGHVDFTVEVERSLRVLDGAVAVYDGVAGVEPQTENVWRQADKYNVPRMCFVNKLDRTGADFFRCVQMMIDRLNATPLVLQIPIGLEGDHIGVVDLIEMRALTWRGETQKGDDYAVEEIPADLVDSANEWREKLIETLADVDDEVMVKYLDGEEVSIPEIRAAIRRSTIASKANPVLCGSAFKNKGVQPMLDAVVEFLPSPLDVPAIEGTATDGETVVLRKPSNDEPFSALAFKIQTDKHLGKLTYVRVYSGTLETGTQVTNSTKDRKERIGKIYQMHANKREERSSAQAGDIIAVQGLKQTTTGDTLADPAKPVILESMSFPEPVIQVAIEPKTKSDQEKLGTAIQRLAEEDPTFRVFNDEETGQTIIAGMGELHLDILVDRMRREFGVEANIGKPQVAYRETIRGTVEKLTYVHKKQTGGSGQYAKVVVTVGPLEMTADGPTYEFVNAVSGGRIPKEFIPSVDAGAQDSLQYGVLAGYPLVGVKFTLVDGQYHEVDSSEMAFKIAGSIAMKEAARKADPALLEPMMAVEVTTPEDNMGDVIGDLNSRRGMIQSMEERHGARVIKALVPLSEMFGYVGDLRSKTAGRASYSMLFDSYAEVPASVAKEIIAKATGA
- the rplC gene encoding 50S ribosomal protein L3, with protein sequence MDRQVKGILGAKLGMTQVWDNNKVVPVTVVQAGPCVVTQVRTDEKDGYAAVQLAYGAIDPRKVNKPESGQFAKAGVSPRRHIVELRTADASEYELGQEVTVDTFAVGQPIDVTGKTKGKGYAGVMKRHGFHGLRASHGVERKHRSPGSIGACATPGRVFKGMKMAGRMGGKRFTVQNLVIQAVDIERNLILVRGAVPGPKGALILVRSASKKTAKGGAK
- the rplN gene encoding 50S ribosomal protein L14; its protein translation is MIQQESRLRVADNTGAREILCIRVLGGSGRRYASIGDVIVATVKDAIPGAGVKKGDVVKAVIVRTAKERRRPDGSYIRFDENAAVIIKDGGDPRGTRIFGPVGRELRDKRFMKIISLAPEVL
- the rpsS gene encoding 30S ribosomal protein S19, which encodes MPRSLKKGPFIDDHLLKKVEVQNEKNSKNVIKTWSRRSTIIPDMLGHTIAVHDGRKHVPVFISEAMVGHKLGEFALTRTFKGHEKDDRKSRRR
- the rplX gene encoding 50S ribosomal protein L24, producing MTVKIKKGDTVVVIAGKDKGAKGKVIAAYPTRDKVLVEGVNRIKKHERIRTNQRGSKTGGIVTQEAAIHISNVQVVDSEGKPTRIGYRIDENGTKVRFARTTGKEL
- the rpsQ gene encoding 30S ribosomal protein S17 gives rise to the protein MSENTTAPRAQRKVRDGLVVSDKMDKTVVVEVEDRVKHALYGKVIRRTRKLKVHDEQNAAGVGDRVSIMETRPLSATKRWRIVEILEKAK
- the rplD gene encoding 50S ribosomal protein L4 translates to MSSVDVINAEGAKAGSVDLPAKVFGVEANIPLMHQVVVAQLAAARQGTHKVKTRGEVAGGGKKPYKQKGTGRARQGSIRAPQFTGGGVVHGPVPRDYSQRTPKKMKVAALRGALSDRARDGRVIVVESFVTGEKPSTKAAIATLRKVAQTTKVLVVLDSQDELNWVSLRNEPSVHLIEAGQLNTYDVLVADEVVFTKVALDEFLGGTEKSEEGDK
- the rplW gene encoding 50S ribosomal protein L23, whose translation is MSTIADPRDIIVAPVVSEKSYSVLDQNWYTFEVRPDANKTQIKIAIQQIFNVRVLTVNTANREGKRKRTKTGWGQRKATKRAMVKLADGDRIEAFGGPVS
- the rpsC gene encoding 30S ribosomal protein S3, with the protein product MGQKVHPTGFRLGISTDWRSRWFADKLYKDYIGEDVKIRRMMSKGLERAGISKVDIERTRDRVRVDIHTARPGIVIGRKGAEADRIRGELEKLTGKQVQLNILEVKSPESDAQLVAQGVAEQLSSRVSFRRAMRKAMQSAMKNPICKGIRVQVSGRLGGAEMSRTEFYREGRVPLHTLRANIEYGFFEARTTFGRIGVKVWIYKGDAVPGREVAPEAPARPRRDRADRPERPRRGRSGSSGTTAGGTEAGRAAQAAATADDTAAAPAAAEKQQEG